One Ureaplasma urealyticum serovar 8 str. ATCC 27618 genomic window carries:
- the proS gene encoding proline--tRNA ligase yields the protein MAKKLEKIITRNENFADWYTSIVNNAKLIQYTDIKGMMVFQPNAWAIWEAIKNQIDLEFKKHGVRNLAMPTLIPLSEFQKEKDHIEGFAPELFMVNQIGDKKLDNPYAIRPTSEILFCNYFKNIVNSYNDLPIKNNQWCSVMRAEKTTRPFLRNAEFHWQELHAIFASEHEADEFAKTILDVYTDFVQNYLCIPVIKGLKTPWERFAGAQKTYTIEAMMQDGQALQSATSHYLGQFFAKAYDIKFQGQDNQMHYVHQMSAGLSTRIIGALIMVHADDQGLILPPDIAFNQIAILSIFANKNPQLLTISEQIRNELSDYRLFEDHSDKGVGYKLAQQEIEGTPICILVGVKELANQQVVLVRRDTHEKINVNLIDLKSTIKKLLLDIKTNIYQKAKKQLDESIVFVNSIEELKQVIAQNKMAKAFFDGSKEDDEQIKLLTNASTRCIFDETQSGQCFYTNKKTNKLTLFARAY from the coding sequence ATGGCTAAGAAATTAGAAAAAATTATAACAAGAAACGAGAATTTTGCTGATTGATACACAAGTATTGTTAATAATGCAAAATTAATTCAATATACAGATATTAAGGGAATGATGGTTTTCCAACCAAATGCTTGAGCAATTTGAGAAGCTATTAAAAATCAAATTGATCTTGAATTTAAAAAACATGGCGTTCGCAATCTTGCTATGCCAACTTTAATTCCATTAAGTGAATTTCAAAAAGAAAAAGATCATATTGAAGGTTTTGCACCTGAATTGTTTATGGTAAACCAAATTGGTGATAAAAAGCTTGACAATCCCTATGCTATACGCCCCACAAGTGAAATTTTATTTTGTAACTATTTTAAAAATATTGTTAATAGTTATAATGACTTACCTATTAAAAACAACCAATGATGTTCAGTGATGCGTGCTGAAAAAACAACACGTCCATTCTTAAGAAATGCTGAATTTCATTGACAAGAGTTACATGCTATTTTTGCAAGTGAACATGAAGCTGATGAGTTTGCTAAAACAATTTTAGATGTATACACTGATTTTGTTCAAAACTATTTATGCATTCCTGTTATTAAAGGTTTAAAAACACCATGAGAACGTTTTGCCGGCGCTCAAAAAACATATACAATCGAAGCAATGATGCAAGATGGGCAAGCCTTGCAATCAGCAACAAGTCATTATCTAGGCCAATTTTTTGCTAAAGCTTATGATATTAAATTTCAAGGCCAAGATAATCAAATGCATTATGTACATCAAATGTCAGCTGGTTTATCAACACGTATTATTGGTGCTTTAATTATGGTTCATGCTGATGATCAAGGTTTAATTTTACCTCCAGATATTGCTTTTAACCAAATCGCTATTTTATCGATCTTTGCTAATAAAAATCCACAATTATTAACAATTAGTGAACAAATTCGTAATGAATTAAGTGATTATCGTTTATTTGAAGATCATAGTGATAAAGGTGTAGGCTATAAATTAGCACAACAAGAAATTGAGGGAACACCAATTTGTATTTTAGTTGGTGTTAAAGAACTTGCTAACCAACAAGTTGTACTTGTTCGTCGTGATACACATGAAAAAATTAATGTTAATTTAATTGATTTAAAATCAACTATTAAAAAATTATTGCTAGATATTAAAACAAATATTTATCAAAAAGCAAAAAAACAATTAGATGAATCAATTGTTTTTGTAAATAGTATTGAAGAACTAAAACAAGTAATTGCTCAAAATAAAATGGCTAAAGCTTTTTTTGATGGTTCAAAAGAAGATGATGAACAAATTAAATTATTAACAAATGCATCAACTCGTTGTATTTTTGATGAAACTCAAAGTGGACAATGTTTTTATACAAATAAAAAAACAAACAAATTAACTTTATTCGCACGAGCTTATTAA
- a CDS encoding lysylphosphatidylglycerol synthase transmembrane domain-containing protein, whose protein sequence is MADNNLSEKTNFWTKKNICFLSIGLLVCLLMIIVSILFILDIDFHNLFMKISNSLKTIKLAVLWLLILIGFSFFRAFMFTIIAVFDAYKNQVKIDWWKWILYSFSLIFLNAVTPFSVGSEPFSIYFLNKNGYHNLKKVSALLLVSSTFYELGQVIVTIPSFIYVNYELITYAVENKTALPFYYYLAVVGVIVDLCMTGVYFILGFSKKLHFNLALVFNWVKKILKFKYLSKAELIQKSDENTSFKAIYLIYFKNLRVSLVAFIIGIVYNVAIYALMYISYRLIESNPHNVFFDLFNYTNVAVTATNFVPLPGSEGSIQYMLRIFLANDQHQIRYAMNYLSTQDVNNIIFIWRAFSIYLGSFIGMFGFGYFLVTDLYKFIKKAKVNKKISKS, encoded by the coding sequence ATGGCAGATAATAATCTTAGTGAAAAAACAAATTTTTGAACCAAAAAAAATATTTGTTTTTTATCAATTGGTTTACTAGTTTGTTTATTAATGATCATTGTTTCAATTTTATTTATTTTAGATATTGATTTTCATAATTTATTTATGAAAATTTCTAATAGCTTAAAAACAATTAAATTAGCTGTTTTATGATTGTTAATTCTTATTGGTTTTAGTTTTTTTAGAGCTTTTATGTTTACAATTATAGCAGTTTTTGATGCTTATAAAAATCAAGTTAAAATAGATTGATGAAAGTGAATTTTATATAGTTTTAGTTTAATTTTTTTAAACGCTGTAACGCCTTTTTCTGTTGGTAGTGAGCCTTTTTCAATTTATTTTTTAAATAAAAATGGATATCATAATTTAAAAAAAGTTTCGGCTTTATTACTTGTTTCTTCAACTTTTTATGAACTAGGACAAGTGATAGTAACGATTCCATCATTTATTTATGTTAATTATGAGTTAATAACTTATGCAGTTGAAAATAAAACAGCTTTACCATTTTATTATTATTTAGCTGTTGTTGGTGTTATTGTTGATTTGTGTATGACTGGTGTTTATTTTATTTTAGGCTTTTCTAAAAAATTACATTTTAATCTAGCATTGGTTTTTAATTGAGTTAAAAAAATTTTAAAATTCAAGTATTTATCAAAAGCTGAATTAATTCAAAAAAGCGATGAAAACACTAGTTTTAAAGCTATTTATTTAATTTATTTTAAAAATTTACGTGTTTCATTAGTTGCATTTATTATTGGGATAGTATATAACGTTGCTATTTATGCGTTAATGTATATTTCATATCGTTTAATTGAATCTAATCCCCACAATGTCTTTTTTGATTTGTTTAATTACACTAACGTTGCAGTAACAGCAACCAATTTCGTTCCTCTACCAGGTTCTGAAGGCTCAATTCAATACATGTTGCGAATTTTTTTAGCAAATGATCAACATCAAATTCGTTATGCAATGAATTATTTATCAACTCAAGATGTTAATAATATTATTTTTATTTGACGAGCGTTTAGTATTTATTTAGGTAGTTTTATTGGCATGTTTGGTTTTGGTTATTTTTTAGTTACTGATTTATATAAATTTATTAAAAAAGCTAAAGTTAATAAAAAAATATCAAAATCATAA
- the ruvA gene encoding Holliday junction branch migration protein RuvA, whose amino-acid sequence MNYLVFKVIYANANVVIGEHNFIGYQIRVPKDYELEVNKFCKLYLYEYASIMPNKNLIIKDLYGFRTYNERLLFIDLISINSIGPKTAINILKYDINLIIDAIATKDVDFLATIKGVNQRSANLICDQLNYKYINKVSEKNPWAKELSIGLENLGYDKKDIEYAITKVKVDTQQNIDISEIIGCAIKEISLRHEN is encoded by the coding sequence ATGAACTATTTGGTTTTTAAAGTTATTTATGCGAATGCAAACGTTGTTATTGGTGAACACAATTTTATTGGTTATCAAATTCGTGTGCCAAAAGATTATGAATTAGAAGTCAATAAGTTTTGTAAATTATACTTATATGAGTATGCTAGTATAATGCCTAATAAAAATTTAATTATTAAAGATTTATATGGTTTTCGCACTTATAATGAACGATTATTATTTATTGATTTAATTAGTATTAATTCTATTGGACCAAAAACAGCTATTAATATTTTAAAATATGATATTAACTTAATAATTGATGCGATCGCTACTAAAGATGTTGATTTTTTAGCAACTATTAAAGGTGTTAACCAACGCAGTGCTAATTTAATTTGCGATCAACTAAACTATAAATATATCAATAAAGTTAGTGAGAAAAATCCTTGAGCTAAAGAATTAAGTATTGGTCTTGAAAATTTAGGTTATGATAAAAAAGATATTGAATATGCAATCACTAAAGTTAAAGTTGATACACAGCAAAACATTGATATTAGTGAAATTATAGGATGTGCTATTAAAGAAATTTCTTTACGCCATGAAAACTAA
- a CDS encoding iron-sulfur cluster assembly scaffold protein produces MASYNINDNLTLRSIIMKHYERPKNKVCFVQNETDYLSCHNTTEGCSDDITVYVKLVNQKIVDVVFLGTGCAISTSSTDIICELVKNQDLQQALELINNYLNMIQGLEYNQDIMQELIAFHNVKNQMNRIRCARIGINALKTCLEQYKQ; encoded by the coding sequence ATGGCATCTTATAATATCAATGACAATCTAACATTGCGTAGTATTATTATGAAACATTACGAACGGCCTAAAAATAAAGTTTGCTTTGTACAAAATGAAACTGATTATTTATCATGTCATAATACAACAGAGGGTTGTAGTGATGATATTACAGTTTATGTTAAATTAGTTAATCAAAAAATAGTTGATGTTGTTTTTTTAGGTACTGGTTGCGCAATTTCTACTTCATCGACCGATATTATTTGTGAGCTTGTAAAAAACCAAGATCTTCAGCAAGCTTTAGAATTAATTAATAATTATTTAAATATGATTCAAGGCTTAGAATACAACCAAGATATTATGCAAGAACTAATCGCTTTTCATAATGTAAAAAATCAAATGAATCGAATTCGTTGTGCACGAATTGGAATAAACGCTTTAAAAACATGTTTAGAGCAATATAAACAATAA
- a CDS encoding DUF3713 domain-containing protein, giving the protein MKLKKVLLTSALSILGVASITSLVAACSQTKTKVNQYKVVINKLDSLNLTSNLSTKQALKNALFSMEGQNEFLLSNVKKVVYDWAKNNNDPKLARAVSEYDTQLDDQLKRIKENVKKSYPNDWETVLQSELYDSEGGSEKLWKQAKAIDEAYKTITSTMFDDNNDWISVLNEQNQLVDAYSNDATKLLENENVFKATNIGERNKIVAKTNNPWQKGYANLFDFLIDDYIKYNLPLSFANLEFKYDDLKNQNIYNKEFFKKVPSSGTSFDFPWFDPKPADNKSTNTTTNYLEVVKLLKENKYLDQKDNTNNIDKKFNNNNDINKNLNLNDFITQDSTNSVLAIGLLAKFLSLFGNQNFGIHQSDNLDETSILNNFINKNQSTSNSDSVNLFYPLAKKDKTAFLNDFKGVKAIRQINDLKNEYTLLRNEKSVDLWGINNFKRLQQATQLGLNALLTELKNDFLYNGALYLNSRKSSSVKKQGFDIKAKIKDYFNTNKERLLASYIATHQNDSDFLFKSNLKSHAKVFSFDQKTTDIIKQYNEIHLLNHYDNLVHKLNDKLIKFNKKTFITPNVDNLYDNGINTPIYLNKDQNQQISLFQTLKTKLVGNKNLVDENKKLSTMINNYVESFDVQKHLVANNQKSQSIVFDDYIINKVFTKGINSVFANVIKQKQIKKSVANFFEFADFSFKNNLVENQEILAAFNQIIKNSSVLETEQTNSFSSFDDLKKVYEQALKLWNENYTKNGPYNQLSINYQKYQALFETLAVISYLLDFKNNKPTYQNLINYLLKRTANHQPLFIGWKALNDTTKITDFGKDSKKDFSFKKYQANLYNGLDLYQLKKEDVYELDQTSQEVKFKKTFLDALTYTDDKVYWNSTINKDGSIYNNFIGLIDQNNQKNKLGKAFEKINLFDKLVYANNPSTQFKGSLYGYGSKENLIKILDKFTSYHDYQALSQLLYNLNFNSEANAEFKTILDNKKQVIPGDQKDNKVKNIDLATNEIKAIMIKGINKIPQTAFERLDLDLVYNKLDKNATPLVNKENNSNLKYVLLVSQFNANDVQNLVINNELNQSATGYLGLSKNQFYNLLFDLALNDQTLKVEAFSQIENEHKIKVYDKRLANNSNLKGWIINNL; this is encoded by the coding sequence ATGAAACTTAAAAAAGTTCTTTTAACGAGTGCATTAAGTATCTTAGGTGTTGCATCGATTACAAGTTTAGTTGCTGCTTGTTCACAAACAAAAACAAAAGTTAATCAATACAAAGTTGTTATAAATAAATTAGATAGTTTAAATTTAACAAGTAATTTAAGTACAAAACAAGCACTTAAAAATGCCCTATTTTCAATGGAAGGGCAAAATGAATTTTTATTATCAAACGTTAAAAAAGTTGTTTATGATTGAGCTAAAAATAACAATGATCCTAAACTAGCACGCGCTGTTAGTGAATATGATACACAATTAGATGATCAACTAAAAAGAATTAAAGAAAATGTAAAAAAATCATATCCAAACGATTGAGAAACTGTTTTACAAAGTGAGTTATATGATAGCGAAGGTGGTAGCGAAAAATTATGAAAACAAGCCAAAGCTATTGATGAAGCATATAAAACAATAACTTCAACAATGTTTGATGATAATAATGATTGAATTAGTGTTTTAAATGAACAAAATCAACTTGTTGATGCTTATTCAAATGATGCTACTAAATTATTAGAAAATGAAAATGTTTTTAAAGCAACTAACATTGGTGAAAGAAATAAAATTGTCGCTAAAACTAATAATCCTTGACAAAAAGGATATGCTAATTTATTTGATTTTTTAATTGATGATTACATTAAATACAATTTACCCCTATCATTTGCTAATCTTGAATTTAAATATGATGATTTAAAAAACCAAAATATTTATAATAAAGAATTCTTTAAAAAGGTTCCTTCATCAGGAACATCATTTGATTTCCCTTGATTTGATCCTAAACCAGCTGATAACAAGTCAACTAATACAACAACTAATTATTTAGAAGTTGTTAAATTATTAAAAGAAAATAAGTACTTAGATCAAAAAGATAACACTAATAATATTGATAAAAAGTTCAATAACAATAATGATATTAACAAAAATCTAAATTTAAATGATTTTATTACACAAGATAGTACAAACTCAGTATTAGCTATTGGTTTATTAGCTAAATTTTTATCATTATTTGGTAATCAAAATTTTGGTATTCATCAATCAGATAATTTAGATGAAACAAGCATTTTAAATAATTTCATTAATAAAAACCAAAGTACTTCAAATTCAGATAGTGTTAATTTATTTTATCCTTTAGCTAAAAAAGATAAAACGGCTTTTTTAAATGATTTTAAAGGTGTTAAAGCTATTCGTCAAATTAATGATTTAAAAAATGAATATACTTTATTGCGTAATGAAAAAAGTGTTGATTTATGAGGAATTAATAATTTTAAAAGACTACAACAAGCAACTCAATTAGGTTTAAATGCCTTATTAACTGAACTAAAAAATGATTTTTTATACAATGGCGCATTATATTTAAATTCACGAAAATCAAGTAGTGTTAAAAAACAAGGTTTTGATATTAAAGCTAAAATTAAAGACTATTTTAATACTAATAAAGAACGTTTGTTAGCATCATATATTGCCACACACCAAAACGATTCAGACTTCTTGTTTAAATCAAATTTAAAAAGTCATGCTAAAGTTTTTTCATTCGATCAAAAAACAACCGATATTATTAAACAATATAACGAAATTCATTTACTAAATCATTATGATAATTTAGTACACAAACTAAATGATAAATTAATTAAGTTTAACAAAAAAACTTTTATTACACCTAATGTTGATAACTTATATGATAATGGTATTAACACACCAATTTATTTAAATAAAGACCAAAATCAACAAATTAGTTTATTTCAAACCCTAAAAACTAAATTGGTTGGCAATAAAAATCTTGTTGATGAAAATAAAAAATTATCAACAATGATTAATAATTATGTTGAATCATTTGATGTACAAAAGCATCTTGTTGCAAACAATCAAAAATCACAATCAATTGTTTTTGATGATTATATTATAAATAAAGTTTTCACTAAAGGAATTAATAGTGTTTTTGCTAATGTTATTAAACAAAAGCAAATTAAAAAAAGTGTTGCTAACTTCTTTGAATTTGCAGATTTTAGTTTTAAAAACAACCTTGTTGAAAATCAAGAAATATTAGCTGCCTTTAATCAAATTATTAAAAACTCAAGTGTTTTAGAAACTGAACAAACTAATAGTTTTAGTAGTTTTGATGATCTAAAAAAAGTTTATGAACAAGCTTTAAAATTATGAAATGAAAACTATACTAAAAATGGACCTTATAATCAATTATCAATTAATTATCAAAAATATCAAGCACTATTTGAGACATTAGCTGTTATTAGTTACTTATTAGATTTTAAAAACAATAAACCAACATATCAAAATTTAATTAATTACCTACTAAAACGTACTGCTAATCATCAACCTTTATTTATTGGTTGAAAAGCATTAAATGATACTACTAAAATCACTGATTTTGGTAAAGATTCTAAAAAAGATTTTAGTTTTAAAAAATATCAAGCAAATTTATATAATGGTCTTGATTTATATCAATTAAAAAAAGAAGATGTATATGAATTAGATCAAACTAGTCAAGAAGTTAAATTCAAAAAAACCTTTTTAGATGCACTAACTTACACTGATGATAAAGTTTATTGAAACTCAACAATTAATAAAGATGGTTCAATTTATAATAACTTTATTGGTTTAATTGATCAAAATAACCAAAAAAACAAACTAGGTAAAGCTTTTGAAAAAATCAATTTGTTTGATAAATTAGTTTATGCTAATAATCCAAGCACTCAATTCAAAGGTTCGTTATATGGTTATGGTAGCAAAGAAAATTTAATTAAAATATTAGATAAATTCACATCTTATCATGACTATCAAGCACTTTCTCAATTACTTTATAACTTGAATTTTAATAGCGAAGCAAATGCTGAGTTTAAAACAATTTTAGATAATAAAAAACAAGTTATTCCTGGTGATCAAAAAGATAATAAAGTAAAAAATATTGATTTAGCAACTAATGAAATAAAAGCTATTATGATTAAGGGAATTAATAAAATTCCTCAAACTGCTTTTGAAAGATTAGATTTAGATTTAGTTTATAACAAGTTAGATAAAAATGCTACACCATTAGTTAATAAAGAAAATAATAGCAATTTAAAATATGTACTTTTAGTGTCACAATTTAATGCAAATGATGTTCAAAATTTAGTGATTAACAATGAATTAAATCAAAGTGCAACAGGGTATTTAGGTTTATCAAAAAACCAATTTTATAACTTATTATTTGATTTAGCATTAAATGATCAAACTCTAAAAGTTGAAGCCTTTAGTCAAATTGAAAACGAACATAAAATTAAAGTTTATGATAAACGTTTAGCTAATAATAGTAATTTAAAAGGTTGAATTATAAATAATTTATAA
- a CDS encoding cysteine desulfurase has protein sequence MDNYKQFFPWFKNNKDVVYLDSSATSLKPQVVVDAIVDYYTKYSTNPHNSDSNFAFHPHKIMYETRANVAKFINADFEEIVFTSGATESLNLIANGLRPYLKKDDEIVLTYVEHASNLLPWYKLRDDLGIKIVFANQKNQFPQLSDFLNAISPKTKIVSFASGGNLIGNILDENVIIKHIKQLNPNILVCVDATQSVQHRMFDVEKCQSDFMVFSAHKLLGPTGIGVAYIKNEWIKKLQPLKYGGGMNFSIDLDSYQLYDDYMKFEGGTPHVAGFYGFNAALKFLMDIGYEKIHDHELKITQYAREQLALIPQIKTYVQDPTSSTITFSYEGVFCQDFASYLGTKNIIVRSGLSCAKIINNIIQTECAIRASFYIYNDFSDVDKLVQAIREYQKGDELNGIL, from the coding sequence ATGGATAATTACAAACAATTTTTTCCTTGATTTAAAAATAATAAAGATGTTGTTTATTTAGATTCAAGCGCAACTTCACTAAAACCACAAGTAGTAGTTGATGCAATTGTTGATTATTATACAAAATATTCAACTAACCCCCATAATAGTGATTCAAATTTTGCTTTTCATCCACATAAAATCATGTATGAAACAAGGGCTAATGTAGCTAAATTTATCAACGCTGACTTTGAAGAAATTGTTTTTACAAGTGGGGCGACAGAGTCTTTGAATTTAATTGCTAATGGCCTAAGACCATATTTAAAAAAAGATGATGAAATTGTTTTAACTTACGTTGAACACGCTTCTAATTTATTGCCGTGATATAAACTTCGTGATGATCTTGGTATTAAAATTGTTTTTGCTAATCAAAAAAACCAATTTCCTCAACTTAGTGATTTTTTAAATGCAATTTCACCAAAAACTAAAATTGTCTCTTTTGCATCAGGCGGCAATTTAATTGGCAATATTTTAGATGAAAATGTCATTATTAAACATATCAAACAATTAAACCCTAACATTTTAGTATGTGTTGATGCAACGCAAAGTGTTCAACATCGTATGTTTGATGTTGAAAAATGTCAAAGTGATTTTATGGTTTTTTCAGCTCATAAACTACTTGGTCCAACAGGGATTGGTGTAGCTTATATTAAAAATGAGTGGATTAAAAAATTACAACCACTAAAATATGGTGGCGGCATGAATTTTAGTATTGATTTAGATAGTTATCAACTATATGATGATTATATGAAATTTGAAGGTGGCACTCCCCATGTAGCTGGTTTTTATGGTTTTAATGCAGCTTTAAAATTCTTAATGGATATTGGTTATGAGAAAATCCATGATCATGAACTAAAAATTACTCAATACGCACGCGAACAATTAGCTTTAATTCCCCAAATTAAAACATATGTTCAAGATCCAACATCGAGTACAATAACTTTTAGTTATGAAGGTGTTTTTTGTCAAGATTTTGCTAGTTATTTAGGAACAAAAAATATTATTGTTAGAAGTGGATTATCATGTGCAAAAATTATTAATAACATCATTCAAACAGAATGTGCTATTCGTGCTTCGTTTTATATATATAATGATTTTAGTGATGTTGATAAACTAGTTCAAGCAATTAGAGAGTATCAAAAAGGAGATGAATTAAATGGCATCTTATAA
- the ruvB gene encoding Holliday junction branch migration DNA helicase RuvB — MKTNNEFRPQYLKDFIGKDQLKSNLKIYLNATKRLKSSFDHTLLHGLAGTGKTTLATIIANEMGVDCHMTQGNLLNKPVDIINLLSLIKENDVIFVDEIHACGLAAFETLYSVLEDFCIDISIGKDFNAKMTRLKVPHFTLIGATTMLGKIPKPLEERFGHVFYLSEYETSEIAAIILKNNQIHFQINLNDQEIDLIANSAKGIPRLANRLLKRVVDFKINGFDNIKNIFEKIQIYDFGLEEQDINYLNVLYQQENEIGLKSIAQILRLDQYTIETKIEPYLIQHHFINKNLRGRKITAKGIEFLKNNQLIK, encoded by the coding sequence ATGAAAACTAATAATGAATTTCGTCCTCAGTATCTAAAAGATTTTATTGGTAAAGACCAATTAAAAAGTAATTTAAAGATTTATTTAAATGCTACTAAACGCTTAAAAAGTAGTTTTGATCATACACTATTACATGGATTAGCTGGAACTGGAAAAACAACTCTAGCAACAATTATTGCTAATGAAATGGGCGTTGATTGTCATATGACACAAGGGAATTTATTAAATAAACCTGTGGATATTATTAATTTACTATCTTTAATTAAAGAAAATGATGTCATTTTTGTTGATGAAATTCACGCATGTGGTTTAGCAGCATTTGAAACACTTTATTCTGTATTAGAAGATTTTTGTATCGATATTAGTATTGGTAAGGATTTTAATGCTAAAATGACAAGATTAAAAGTTCCACATTTTACATTAATTGGTGCAACAACAATGCTTGGAAAAATTCCTAAACCTTTAGAAGAACGTTTTGGTCATGTTTTTTATTTAAGCGAATATGAAACATCTGAGATTGCAGCAATCATTTTAAAAAATAATCAAATCCACTTTCAGATTAATTTAAATGATCAAGAAATCGATTTAATTGCCAATAGTGCTAAAGGTATTCCGCGATTAGCTAACCGCTTATTAAAACGAGTTGTTGATTTTAAAATTAATGGATTTGATAATATTAAAAATATTTTTGAAAAAATTCAAATTTATGATTTTGGATTAGAAGAACAAGATATTAATTATTTAAATGTTTTATACCAACAAGAAAATGAAATTGGTTTAAAATCAATTGCACAAATTTTACGTTTAGATCAATATACAATTGAAACCAAAATTGAACCTTATTTAATTCAACACCATTTTATTAACAAAAATTTAAGAGGTCGTAAAATTACAGCTAAAGGAATTGAGTTTTTAAAAAATAATCAACTAATCAAATAA
- the dinB gene encoding DNA polymerase IV, producing MQSSCQKIIMHLDIDAFYATVSELLHPEYKNFPIAVGSLNSRTGIISSPNYLARSYGVKSAMPIFLAKELCPNLIILPCEHDIYQTYSNHFFQIVNKYCNKVEITSIDECFIDATNSIKKYHNNVRLLAAKIQNEVKNKLNLSISVGISFNKTIAKMATELNKPFGISIIDENKITNLIHELDISKIPFIGEIKSQELYAINIFKIKELIASNNKQKASLVLGSMYQNLVNDLKGLNEIKTIEDDIYKSISHSKTFNEDLNDFYEISNELNELISNVVNRLKKHNLMTNNISINIKYPNFQTKVKQKRLDYYTDDYQTIFLAIKNLFKKVYKDELVRLIGVSLNKLVPKESVKKQLFLFD from the coding sequence ATGCAAAGTAGTTGTCAAAAAATTATTATGCATCTTGATATTGATGCTTTTTATGCAACAGTTAGTGAATTATTACACCCTGAATATAAAAATTTCCCAATTGCTGTTGGATCATTAAATTCACGTACAGGTATTATTTCTTCACCAAATTATTTAGCACGTTCATATGGTGTTAAATCAGCAATGCCTATCTTTTTAGCAAAAGAATTGTGCCCAAATTTAATTATTCTCCCTTGCGAACATGATATTTATCAAACTTATTCAAATCATTTTTTTCAAATTGTTAATAAATATTGCAATAAAGTCGAAATAACTTCAATTGATGAATGTTTTATTGATGCAACAAATTCTATTAAAAAATATCACAATAATGTTCGTTTATTAGCTGCTAAAATTCAAAATGAAGTTAAAAACAAATTAAATCTTAGTATTTCAGTCGGTATTTCTTTTAATAAAACAATTGCAAAAATGGCCACTGAATTAAATAAACCTTTTGGTATATCAATTATTGATGAAAATAAAATTACTAATCTAATTCATGAATTAGACATTAGTAAAATTCCTTTTATTGGCGAAATAAAATCACAAGAGTTATATGCAATCAATATTTTTAAAATTAAAGAATTAATTGCATCTAACAATAAACAAAAAGCATCATTAGTTTTAGGGTCAATGTATCAAAATTTAGTAAACGATTTAAAAGGTTTAAACGAAATTAAAACAATCGAAGATGATATTTACAAATCTATTTCTCACTCAAAAACATTTAATGAAGATTTAAATGATTTTTATGAAATTTCTAATGAATTAAATGAATTAATTTCAAATGTTGTGAACCGTTTAAAAAAACATAATTTAATGACTAATAATATTAGTATTAATATTAAATACCCCAATTTTCAAACAAAAGTCAAGCAAAAACGACTAGATTATTATACTGATGATTATCAAACTATTTTCTTAGCAATTAAAAATTTATTTAAAAAAGTTTATAAAGATGAATTAGTACGTTTGATTGGCGTTTCATTAAATAAATTAGTACCAAAAGAAAGTGTTAAAAAACAATTATTTTTATTTGATTAG